From Streptomyces sp. NBC_00683, one genomic window encodes:
- a CDS encoding carbohydrate ABC transporter permease, which produces MHRVLGDRRAIAILLGPALLVYSLIMLVPMVWSFGYSFTKGNTIDGFTGNGVANFSRLFDDPAVHDALWFTLKYAALVTAGQVVAGYLLALLYVFFLKKSSALIRTLAFFPVVLPTVAVGLLFQKFFQVAPQTGPVNSLLNAFGVDSIDFFGSAGSAFWVLILMDVWRSMGFYAVLLFAGLVDIPDEVLESARLDGASGLRLIRHIVLPLSLPVLMSSLVFSINGTLKVFDSIVALTNGGPGNGTTPLTLYMFQTSFTYSDYGYGSTIALLLTVVCLLVSLVVYRVSRRDLTES; this is translated from the coding sequence CGTCTACTCATTGATCATGCTGGTCCCCATGGTGTGGTCGTTCGGGTATTCCTTCACCAAGGGCAACACCATCGATGGCTTCACCGGCAACGGGGTCGCCAATTTCTCTCGCCTGTTCGACGACCCGGCTGTTCATGACGCCCTCTGGTTCACCCTGAAGTACGCGGCCCTCGTCACGGCCGGTCAGGTCGTCGCCGGATATCTGCTGGCCCTGCTGTACGTCTTCTTCCTCAAGAAGTCTTCGGCCCTCATCCGGACGTTGGCGTTCTTCCCGGTTGTGCTGCCCACCGTGGCGGTGGGTCTTCTCTTCCAGAAGTTCTTTCAGGTCGCCCCGCAGACAGGCCCGGTCAACTCCCTCCTCAACGCGTTCGGGGTCGACTCCATCGACTTCTTCGGCAGCGCGGGAAGCGCGTTCTGGGTCCTGATACTCATGGACGTCTGGCGCTCCATGGGCTTCTACGCCGTTCTGCTCTTCGCCGGCCTGGTCGACATCCCCGACGAGGTTCTCGAATCTGCCCGCCTGGACGGGGCCTCGGGGTTGCGCCTGATCCGGCACATCGTGCTGCCGCTGTCCCTGCCCGTGCTGATGTCGTCACTGGTCTTCAGCATCAACGGCACCCTGAAGGTCTTCGACTCCATCGTCGCCCTCACCAACGGCGGTCCTGGCAACGGCACCACCCCCTTGACCCTGTACATGTTCCAGACGTCGTTCACCTACAGCGACTACGGCTACGGCAGCACCATCGCCCTGCTGCTGACCGTGGTGTGCCTGCTGGTGAGCCTGGTCGTCTACCGCGTCTCGCGGCGCGACCTCACGGAGAGTTGA